Proteins found in one Homalodisca vitripennis isolate AUS2020 chromosome 4, UT_GWSS_2.1, whole genome shotgun sequence genomic segment:
- the LOC124359475 gene encoding glutamyl-tRNA(Gln) amidotransferase subunit A, mitochondrial translates to MLKLTIKKVSQALQDEVFSATDLCRACLRRAKLIEPLNPFVTVTEAKALEQAKNADLRYKEGSSKSSLDGVTVAVKDNFCTAGVTTTCGSRMLQDYVPPYNATVVERLEEAGAVLVGKTNLDEFAMGSGTVDSVHGPTYNVWGFSLSHSQGCGVSRHRIAGGSSGGSAVAVATGACFAALGSDTGGSTRNPAAYCGVVGLKPTYGRVSRHGLIPLVNSMDVPGILARTVEDAAQVFNVISGHDPKDSTTVTDSFPPVMLGESVNLFGLTVGIPQEYHCPGLSPEVLQAWSDTADLLEEAGATVKQVSLPHTPLSIVCYSVLNQCEVASNMARYDGLQYGYRADSYASTEQLYADTRSQALGLVVRSRILTGNYFLLNRNYEKYFEQAMRVRRLISQDFMAVWEGQGGVDLLLTPTTLTTAPTVEQFTSLDNREQCATQDYCTQPTNMAGCPAVSIPVRLSQDRLPISLQLIAPNFCEQLMLSVAHWIQTAVDFPQLPLLSDNNSS, encoded by the exons ATGTTGAAGCTAACCATAAAAAAG GTGTCACAAGCCCTTCAAGATGAAGTATTCTCTGCCACAGACCTCTGCAGAGCTTGCCTCAGGAGAGCCAAACTTATTGAACCTCTTAATCCATTTGTAACAGTAACAGAAGCAAAAGCCCTTGAGCAAGCAAAGAATGCAGATTTAAGATATAAAGAag GCAGCAGCAAGAGCAGTCTAGATGGGGTGACTGTCGCAGTCAAGGACAATTTCTGTACAGCTGGAGTCACCACTACCTGTGGCTCCCGAATGCTTCAGGATTATGTTCCTCCCTACAACGCCACAGTTGTAGAAAGATTGGAGGAGGCAGGAGCTGTATTGGTGGGGAAAACCAACTTAGATGAGTTTGCTATGGG ATCAGGTACTGTGGACTCAGTACATGGACCCACATACAATGTGTGGGGATTTTCACTGTCTCACAGCCAAGGATGTGGAGTTTCTAGACATAGGATAGCTGGTGGCAGCTCTGGAGGCAGTGCTGTAGCCGTAGCCACTGGAGCATGTTTTGC TGCCCTAGGGTCAGACACAGGGGGCTCTACTCGCAACCCTGCGGCCTACTGTGGTGTAGTGGGTCTCAAACCCACCTACGGTAGAGTATCACGACATGGTCTTATTCCTCTAGTCAACTCCATGGATGTCCCAGGCATCCTAGCAAGGACTGTAGAAGATGCTGCCCAAGTCTTTA ATGTGATCTCTGGCCATGACCCTAAAGATTCTACAACAGTGACAGACAGTTTCCCACCTGTAATGCTTGGAGAGAGTGTTAACCTCTTTGGTCTCACTGTGGGTATTCCCCAGGAGTACCATTGTCCAGGGCTCAGTCCCGAGGTGCTGCAAGCCTGGAGTGACACAGCTGACCTACTGGAGGAGGCTGGAGCCACAGTGAAACAG GTCTCATTGCCCCATACACCACTGTCTATCGTCTGCTACTCTGTATTGAACCAGTGTGAAGTGGCTAGCAACATGGCACGATACGATGGTCTGCAGTATGGATATCGGGCGGACTCCTATGCATCAACAGAACAGCTGTACGCAGACACACGCAGTCAAGCTCTGGGCCTTGTTGTGCGGAGCCGAATACTTACAGGCAACTACTTTCTCTTGAACAG GAATTATGAGAAGTACTTTGAGCAAGCCATGAGAGTGAGGAGACTGATATCACAGGATTTCATGGCAGTGTGGGAGGGTCAGGGCGGGGTGGACCTGCTGCTGACCCCGACCACTCTGACCACCGCCCCCACCGTCGAGCAGTTCACCAGCCTCGACAACCGGGAACAGTGTGCCACTCAAGACTATTGCACCCAGCCCACCAACATGGCAG GTTGTCCAGCTGTTTCTATCCCAGTTCGTCTCTCCCAGGATCGTCTGCCAATCAGTCTACAGCTGATTGCACCCAACTTTTGTGAACAGTTGATGCTGTCTGTTGCCCACTGGATCCAAACTGCTGTTGACTTTCCTCAGCTACCATTACTAAGTGATAATAATTCATCATAG